In Labrus bergylta chromosome 1, fLabBer1.1, whole genome shotgun sequence, one genomic interval encodes:
- the LOC110002935 gene encoding deoxycytidylate deaminase, which produces MDLTPGSDDYLEDPQYFMAVALLAAQRSKDPNTQVGACIVNQENKIVGIGHNQMPNGCDDKLTWARDRTKDNKHLYVCHAELNAIMNTNGADVKGCSMYVALFPCNECAKLIIQGGIKEVIYLSDMYKDRVEFKASRKMLEGAGIKLRQFKPKATEIVIDFQ; this is translated from the exons ATGGATCTTACACCCGG GAGCGACGACTACCTGGAGGATCCCCAGTACTTCATGGCTGTGGCTTTACTGGCTGCACAGAGGAGTAAAGACCCCAatactcag gtgggCGCCTGTATAGTGAACCAGGAGAATAAGATCGTGGGGATCGGTCATAACCAGATGCCAAACGGCTGTGATGATAAGCTGACATGGGCCCGCGATAGAACTAAAGATAATAAACATCTCTACG tgtgCCACGCAGAGCTGAACGCCATCATGAACACTAACGGTGCGGATGTGAAAGGATGCAGCATGTACGTGGCTCTGTTTCCCTGCAACGAGTGTGCCAAGCTCATCATCCAGGGAG GTATAAAGGAAGTGATTTATCTCTCTGATATGTACAAAGACAGGGTTGAGTTTAAAGCCTCCAGAAAGATGCTGGAGGGGGCAGGAATTAAGCTCAG GCAGTTCAAGCCCAAGGCGACTGAGATTGTCATTGATTTCCAATAA